TTCATTGGGGCGATAGGGTATTTCGCCCTGCTGTTCGGTGGCACAGCTGTCAGGTGGACTGCGATCGTCGTTACAGCATGGCTGCTCGCCGAATTTTTTACCCGCCAGCGACGGATGGCGCTTCCCAGCATTGTCCTGCTGATCGTGTTTGCGTTCGCGGTATTCATGGGCGCCAGCCATCTTCTGGGAGGAGGCGCCCTTTACTATTATCCTGCAGACGTCGTGCGCAACATATTCGATCTCGATCCTGAGCGACCGACCGTGCTGGCGATCGCGGCCCTTGTTACCGTTCCGCTGACAGCGCTGCATTACTGGCGTTTTCGGGTGCCCATAACCGTTGCGGCGGGTTGCTGCGTCTTGACGGGTGCAATCATCGGACTGACATATGGACTGGCCCCCCAGCTTCCGCACAGCGCGTACAACGTCGTAACTCTTGTTTGCGGCCTCGCGATTTTTGGCTTGGCCATGCGGTTTGATATGACCGATCCGGAACGGCTGACCCGCCGAACCGATATCGCCTTCTGGCTACATCTGCTTGCAGCGCCTCTTATCGTCCACTCGCTAATTGGCGGCGTGTTCGACGTGGGCTCGAAACTCGAACCCGAACCGGCTATTGCGGTAGTGGCGGTGTTTCTGGCGCTCAGCCTTGTCGCGGTCTTGATCGACCGCCGCGCTCTGCTCGTGTCAGGCCTTGCCTACGCCGGAGCTGCATTCTGGACTCTGATCCGCCAAGTCGGCCTTTCTGACATAACGACCCCACTCACAATCCTGACCCTCGGCGCCTTCGTGTTGTTGCTCAGTGCCGGATGGAAGCCACTTCGTGCCGGGATATTGAAATTGACACCCCCGACGCTCGCGCGTCGCCTCCCGCAACCAACCCTCTCCGTATAAGATGGACGCATGACCGACTTTTCTCCCCGTGAAATCGTCTCCGAACTCGACCGCTTCATTATCGGCCAGGCCGACGCCAAGCGCGCGGTATCGATCGCGCTGCGTAACCGCTGGCGGCGGCTGCAGCTCACCGGCTCGCTTCGCGAAGAGGTGCTGCCGAAAAACATCCTGATGATCGGGCCGACCGGCGTCGGCAAGACCGAGATCGCGCGGCGGCTGGCTAAATTGGCAAACGCGCCCTTCCTCAAGGTCGAGGCCACCAAGTTCACCGAGGTCGGCTATGTCGGCCGCGATGTCGAGCAGATCGTCCGCGACCTCGTCGAGGTCGCGATCGTGCAGGTCCGCGAGCGGAAGCGCAAGGACGTGCAGGCCCGTGCACAGCAGGCTGCCGAAGAGCGCGTGCTGGATGCGCTGGTCGGACCGGCGTCGAGCCCGGCGACCCGCGATTCTTTCCGCAGGAAGCTGCGCGCCGGCGAGCTCAACGACAAGGAAATCGAGATCGAGACGCAATCGTCCGGCGGCATGCCGATGTTCGAAATCCCGGGCATGCCCGGCGCACAGATGGGCGCGATTTCGATCGGCGATATCTTTGGAAAAATGGGCGGGCGAACCAAGACGCGCCGCCTGACGGTCGAAAGCTCGCACGAGATCCTCGTCAACGAGGAATCCGACAAGCTGCTGGACAGCGATCAACTGGTGCTGGAAGCCATCAACGCGGTCGAGAACAACGGCATCGTGTTCCTCGACGAGATCGACAAGATCTGCGTGCGCGACGGCCGTAGCGGCGGCGACGTCTCGCGCGAGGGCGTGCAGCGCGACCTGCTGCCGCTGATCGAAGGCACAACCGTCACGACCAAGCACGGTTCGGTCAAGACCGACCACATCCTGTTCATCGCGTCCGGCGCGTTCCATATCGCAAAGCCGTCGGACCTGTTGCCGGAATTGCAGGGCCGCCTGCCGATCCGCGTCGAGCTGTCGGCGCTGACGCGCGACGATATGCGCCGTATCCTGACCGAGCCGGAGGCGTCGCTGATCAAGCAATATGTCGCACTGATGCAGACCGAAGGCGTAACGCTCGACATCACCGACGACGCCATCGACGCGTTGGCGGATGTCGCGGTCGCCGTCAATTCGACAGTCGAGAACATCGGCGCGCGGCGGCTGCAGACGGTGATGGAACGGGTGCTCGACGAAATTTCGTTCGCCGCGCCGGACCGGCATGGCGAGACCATCAAGGTCGATGCCGATTACGTGCAGAAGCACGTCGGCGACCTCGCCAAGAACGCGGATTTGAGCCGGTTTATTCTGTAGGCATTTCGTAGCCCGGATGGAGCGCAGCGCAATCCGGGGACTGAGCCGCGAGCAAATCGACCTGCCCCGGATTACGCTGCGCTTCATCCGGGCTACACGCTCCATCCGGGCACGCTCCGGGCTACTACGGCTCTCATAACCACAAGTATCTATTGTGTGCATCGGCTGGGGCCGCTATCCCGTTTGCGGTTGAGGCCGTTGGGGGGTCCCTGCATTCGCGGGGACGACGGATGGGGGCCGATGAATTGCGTGTCTGGGAGAACCCCTGGCGCTTGATGCTTGCGGTCAATGCCGCCGTTTTGGTCGGGGTATTCCTGCACAAGATCTCGCTGCCGCCCTACGTCCCCTATATCCATCTGCTGGTCGATTATCATTTTGGCTTCACCAAGCGCGCGTTGATCGGCGCGATCATCTCGCTGTTCGACGCCAAGCTGCCGGTGTGGGCGGCGTTCGCCCTCGGCGGCGCGGTGTGGCTGATCACGGCCGGCCTGTTCGTCCAATTGTTCCGGCGGACATTCGGGTTTGACGAAAAGCACCTGCCACTGTTCGTCTTCATGGCCGGCTCACCGTTCTTCCTGAAGAATTTCATGCATACGCTCGGGCATTTCGACATCTACGGATGCCTGTTCGCAATCGGCCTGTTGCTGATCCCGGCGCGCTCGCTGGCCTATGTGCTGCTCGCGGCAGTGCTCTCGGCCCTGCTTGTGCTGATTCACCACATCCATCTCCTGATGTATGTGCCGACCATCGCCGCCATCGTGGTGCTGCGCTATTACCTTGCTTACGGAATGAGCCGGCAGAACGTCGCTGCTGGCATCGCGTCGCTCGTCGCGGTCGGAGTGCTCTTCATTGCAGCGCAATTCTACGGCACGATGTCGGTGCCGGAAGCGGAATTCGTCGCGTACCTGCAGGGCAGGATGGCTGATCCATCGCAAACGAACCTGCTGAGCTTTGGCTATATCTGGTATCAACCGCTGTCGAAGGAGATTCTGGATACCTGGCAGCGCCTGCCGCACAACCTGCTCGGCATTCCCGTATTTGCGTTTCTGATCTGGCTGCACACGCCGCTCTGGGGATATTTTCGTCGCCTGGTCGACGATGCACTTTCCGTTGACGCACATCGCCGCATCGTCGCGGCCGCAATTGTCGTGATTACTCTCGGCTACCTCATAATGTTCGCGATAGTGTTCGATTATTCCAGGTGGATTTCGAACTGGGTGGTGTGCCTGTTCCTGATCCTGCACGCTGTGAAAATGCTGCCGACCTCCAAAGACGCGCCACCGATATCGATGGATGATCGGAAGACGATGGCGTTCGGATGGATCGTGACCCTGATCCCGCGTGTCGGCATCGTGCGGCCATTTTAGATTCGCGCCCGCCGCACCCGGACATACAGCGCGCCCTCACCGCCATGGCCGATATGGGCTTCCTCGAAACCGACCACCAGCGAGCGGAATTCCGGCAGGCCCAGCCATTGCGGCACCTGTCGACGCAACACGCCGCGCTCGGACTCAGCGCCTAACTTGCCCTTGCCGGTGATGATGAGCACGAAGGTCAGCCCGTCATGATGGGCGCGCTGCAGAAACCCGAACAGCGCGCGATGCGCCCTCGTCTGCGTCATACCGTGCAGGTCGAGCCGGGCGTCGATCTCTTTCCGCCCGCGCGACAGATGCGACCGCTCGCGGCGGCCGATTGGCGCCAGCGGCGGCGGCTCCGGCTTTGAAGGAGCAACGATTCGCGCCGGCGCGACGTGTCTCGGTGAAGCGGCGGGTTTCGGCGCGACTTTGCTATCGGCTTCGGTCGAGACGACCGATGGTTTTGAGGCGCGCCGCTTGCGCAACGGCTTGACCTGCTTGGCGACGCTTTCCCACAGCGCGCGCTCCTCTTCGCTCAGGCCGCGCTTGCGTCGCGGCGGCTCCGGCAATTCGGGAATCAAATTAGATCGCCGGCGTTTCATCGACGATAGCGATATCGGCGTAGGTGGCGCTGATGCGGTTTTACGGAGACCGCTTCAACCTTCGGCCGCGGCTCGGGAAGCGGTATCGGTTTCGCCACGGCAGCCTGGACCGTCGGAGCTGGCGAAGGCACCGCGGCTGGCGAAGGCGGTGCCGACGTCTGCGCCGTGGGCCTGGTGTTGGTCGCCGAAGTAACTTCGGATGGCTTCGCAGCGTTCTTCGGATCGGTTTGCGGGAACAGTTTTGCGATCTTCTCCGACGGCCGATCGTCCGGCACCGGCAGCTTGCGGCCGCGCGCCACCGGATCGAGGCTCTTCGGCACCAGGATGACAAAGCGCGCATTGTGGCGCATGCGGCCGGCGACCTTGCCGGCTTCGAGACCCGCGCCGAAATAGAGATCGGCGCGCGCGGGACCGACGATGGCGGAGCCGGTGTCCTGCGCGATCATCAGACGGCGGAACGGCGTCTTTGATAGCACCGATTCGATCGGCAGCTCGCCCTCGATGAAGAACGGCGTGCCATAGACATGCAGCGATTTGTCGACCGCGATCGAGCGGCCCGGCGTCAGCGGCACGCCCTGGGCGCCGACCGCCTCATCCTTGTCGGAAAGCTGTACCTCGCGGAAGAAGACGTAGGACTTGTTCTGCCGCCGCAGCTCGTCGGCCTCATTCGGATTCTCCTCCATCCACTCCCGGATCTTCTGCATCGACATCTGATCCTTGGGGATGATGTTGCGCTCGATCAGGATGCGGCCGACCGCTGTGTAGGGATAGCCATTATGGGCGTCATAATTGATCCGAACGGTCGAGCCGTCGTCGAGGCTGACCCGCGCCGAACCCTGGATCTGCGAGAACAGCAGGTCGGTCTGTTCCTTCAGAAAGCAGATTTCGAGGCCGCGGCCTTCAATCGCGCCGTCCTCGATCTCGGCCCGATCGTAATAGGGCACCAGCTTGCGGCGGCCGATCTTCCGGAACACCTGGCCCTTGTTGGGCAAGCCGGCCGAATTCTGCGTGGTGCCGCGGACGAACAGATTGGACGGCCGGCGATAGACCGGCACCTTGTAGACCTCGTTCTCCGTCCGCGAGCCGTCGACGATGGGCTCGTAGTAGCCGGTGACAAAGCCCTCGCCTTCGCCAAGCCGCGAAATGCGCAAGGGAAGAAAATGCTCCTCGAAGAAAGCTTTTGCCTTCACTTCGTCGGACAGTTCCAGGCCTCTCGCAACAAGGCAGGGATCGCGCAGCGAGGCGCCGAGCGCCTTCGGATCGGCCGGCGGGGTTCGTTGTGCCGATATCGGCCTGCAGCTCACCCGAAACGCATTGTAGGCGGCGAGATGATCGTCCTCGCTCCAGCCCGCGATCGCGGACCAGGCGACCGGCGCATACTGGCCGCCGTTGATCTGAAACGGGAGTTCAAGCTGTGGGTATGGCAGGTGACGGACGAACGGCGGATGCGAAGGCTTTTGCGAACGCGCATGACGTGCCGCAAGGGCATCCAGCGGAGCCAGCGAACACGCCAAAGCGATCACGCCAAACGCGAACCCCGCAAGGCGTCGCGTCTCAGGCCGCGCTTCCAGTGCCAACCAGCTTCCAGTTCGGATCGCGAGAGCTCGTGTCGCGGGCGAATGTCCAGACATCGGTGATATCGGCGACCTTGTCGGGATTGCCATCGACAATGGCGCCGGTCTTGTCGCGGGTGACCGAGATCATCTGCGACACGAAGCGAACGGTCAGTTGCACCGCGCGGTCGCGGGCTTCCGCGCTCACCAGCTCGGCCTTGTCGATCGAAACAAACCGCGTTTCGGTTTTCTGCTCGTGCTTCTCGCGATCCTTGATCACGGCGTCGAAGCTGTCATAGACCTCGCTGGACAAGAGATCCTTCAGCGCGCGGCGGTCGCCATTGGCGAAAGCCAGCACGATCATCTCGTAGGCGCTGCGGGCGCCGGAGAGGAAATGCCGGGGATCGAACGAGGAGTCCTGGGCGACAATGGCATCGAGGCCGGCACTCAGCGGCGTGCCCGGCTCGGCAACGTCCTTCCAGCGGTCGGCCGGCGCGACATCGGCGCTCGGCGCCAGCGGCGCCTGATCGATCACCGCACCCGGCATCGGAACGGCGTTGTTGTTATCCTGCGTACGCTGCACGACGTTGGGCGCGGCGCGATCGTAGGGCGGCCGTTCGCTTCCGGTGCGCTGTCCGAGGACGCTACGCAGGCGCAGGAAGATAAAGACCGCCAGCGCCAGGAAGATGATGGTGTAAATATCCACGTCGTATTCGCTTTCTGGTTCTAACGCCGGCAACGGGCCCGGCGGTCGAGCGTTCCCTGATAAGAAGCTCTCTTACGAGTTTTCCCTGAGAACGGTAGAGATTACATCGTCGATGAGACTGCAGCATGTAGGCATGAAACTACGCCCGGCCAATGGCGCGTTTTGGCGCGGGTGAATTGTAGCGCGTTTTGGCGGCGAGGGGAAACCCGATCGTGTCCGGAAATCACGCATATTCAATTATTTAGGGTACATATTGGGCGGCCTGCGGGACCGGTAGGCATATCTGCCACATTTCACCGAGGGTGGAATGAGCCCACCCGTCGTCCTTGTGGAACGAGGCGGGGCTATGATAGCCACTCGCCCGGAAAAGGCATCCCGCCCATCGAGCGAATTCAGACGAAAACGGGCTCCGCTCGCCAGCTTCAGGAGAGAGTTTCATGACCAACGGCAACGGCGCACCTCCCGAGCAGTCCCCTCCCCAGCTCAACGTGCTGGCGCAATACACCAAGGACCTGTCGTTCGAGAATCCGAACGCCCCCTCCTCGCTGGCGCCGCAACAGCAACAGCCGGCGATCAACATCCAGATCAACGTTTCCGCGAACAATCTCGCGGAAAACGAGTTCGAGGTGACGCTTTCGATCGAAGGCAAGGCTGAAAACGCTGGCAAGGTGATGTTCAGCTTCGAACTCGCCTATGCCGGCGTGTTCCGCATCGTCAACGTACCCAAGGAAAACCTGCATCCGCTGGTCATGATCGAGTGTCCTCGGCTGTTGTTCCCGTTCGCGCGCGAGATCATCGCGACCGCAGTCCGCGACGGTGGTTTCCCGCCGCTGATGCTCGATCCCGTCGATTTCGTCGGTCTGTACCGCCAGAACATGGAGCGGCAGGCTGCGGCACAGGCCGCTACCGGCGCGAAGCCGAGCTAAAGCCGCATTCGAGCAGCCCAGCGGCCAAAAGCCGCTAGGCCGTCGCCGGCAGAAAGTCGTTCCAGATCGGCTTGTCGCCCAAAGTGGCGATGAACGCGCGATGGGCCTCGCGGTCGGCATCGGTGATTCGCGCCGCCAGCGGCACCTCACGCTGCCGCCGCGGCGTGTCGCCAAATCCGTTGCTGATCGTGACGCTGGTTTCCGACGCCAGGATCAGTTGCGACTGCCGCGCCCCGATCAGGTCGATATAGACTTCGGCCAATAGCTCGGCGTCGAGCAGCGCGCCGTGCTTGGTGCGGCGGGAATTGTCGATCGCATAGCGCGAGCAGAGATCGTCCAGCCGGTTCGACACGCCGGGATGCTTGCGGCGGGCCAACAGCAGCGTATCGACCAGCCGATCGCGTGAAACCGGCTGCCGCTTGACGCGATCAAGCTCGGCATTGATGAAGCTGATGTCGAACGAGGCGTTGTGGATGACGAGCGGCGCGTCGCCAATGAATTCCAGGAACTCCTCGACCACTTCCGTGAACAGCGGCTTGCTGGAAAGGAACTCGCTGGACAGCCCATGCACGTTAAATGCTTCTGCCGGCATGTCGCGCTCGGGATTGATGTAGCGGTGAAATGTCTGCCCGGTCGGCATGCGGTTGTAGATTTCGATGCAGCCGATTTCGACCAGCCGGTCGCCGCGCAGCGGATCGAGGCCGGTGGTTTCGGTATCGAGAACGATTTCGCGCATGGATTTCAGGAACCGAGCTTAAGGCGAATCACGTTCGCCGCTGCGGCATCTTAACAAGCTCGGCCAGGATGTCGCGGATCGCTGTGCGCACCGGGTCCAGTCCGTGCGACGT
This portion of the Bradyrhizobium sp. AZCC 2262 genome encodes:
- a CDS encoding Smr/MutS family protein is translated as MKRRRSNLIPELPEPPRRKRGLSEEERALWESVAKQVKPLRKRRASKPSVVSTEADSKVAPKPAASPRHVAPARIVAPSKPEPPPLAPIGRRERSHLSRGRKEIDARLDLHGMTQTRAHRALFGFLQRAHHDGLTFVLIITGKGKLGAESERGVLRRQVPQWLGLPEFRSLVVGFEEAHIGHGGEGALYVRVRRARI
- the secB gene encoding protein-export chaperone SecB, producing MTNGNGAPPEQSPPQLNVLAQYTKDLSFENPNAPSSLAPQQQQPAINIQINVSANNLAENEFEVTLSIEGKAENAGKVMFSFELAYAGVFRIVNVPKENLHPLVMIECPRLLFPFAREIIATAVRDGGFPPLMLDPVDFVGLYRQNMERQAAAQAATGAKPS
- the dnaQ gene encoding DNA polymerase III subunit epsilon, with amino-acid sequence MKSMREIVLDTETTGLDPLRGDRLVEIGCIEIYNRMPTGQTFHRYINPERDMPAEAFNVHGLSSEFLSSKPLFTEVVEEFLEFIGDAPLVIHNASFDISFINAELDRVKRQPVSRDRLVDTLLLARRKHPGVSNRLDDLCSRYAIDNSRRTKHGALLDAELLAEVYIDLIGARQSQLILASETSVTISNGFGDTPRRQREVPLAARITDADREAHRAFIATLGDKPIWNDFLPATA
- the hslU gene encoding ATP-dependent protease ATPase subunit HslU — translated: MTDFSPREIVSELDRFIIGQADAKRAVSIALRNRWRRLQLTGSLREEVLPKNILMIGPTGVGKTEIARRLAKLANAPFLKVEATKFTEVGYVGRDVEQIVRDLVEVAIVQVRERKRKDVQARAQQAAEERVLDALVGPASSPATRDSFRRKLRAGELNDKEIEIETQSSGGMPMFEIPGMPGAQMGAISIGDIFGKMGGRTKTRRLTVESSHEILVNEESDKLLDSDQLVLEAINAVENNGIVFLDEIDKICVRDGRSGGDVSREGVQRDLLPLIEGTTVTTKHGSVKTDHILFIASGAFHIAKPSDLLPELQGRLPIRVELSALTRDDMRRILTEPEASLIKQYVALMQTEGVTLDITDDAIDALADVAVAVNSTVENIGARRLQTVMERVLDEISFAAPDRHGETIKVDADYVQKHVGDLAKNADLSRFIL
- the mltA gene encoding murein transglycosylase A, with protein sequence MSGHSPATRALAIRTGSWLALEARPETRRLAGFAFGVIALACSLAPLDALAARHARSQKPSHPPFVRHLPYPQLELPFQINGGQYAPVAWSAIAGWSEDDHLAAYNAFRVSCRPISAQRTPPADPKALGASLRDPCLVARGLELSDEVKAKAFFEEHFLPLRISRLGEGEGFVTGYYEPIVDGSRTENEVYKVPVYRRPSNLFVRGTTQNSAGLPNKGQVFRKIGRRKLVPYYDRAEIEDGAIEGRGLEICFLKEQTDLLFSQIQGSARVSLDDGSTVRINYDAHNGYPYTAVGRILIERNIIPKDQMSMQKIREWMEENPNEADELRRQNKSYVFFREVQLSDKDEAVGAQGVPLTPGRSIAVDKSLHVYGTPFFIEGELPIESVLSKTPFRRLMIAQDTGSAIVGPARADLYFGAGLEAGKVAGRMRHNARFVILVPKSLDPVARGRKLPVPDDRPSEKIAKLFPQTDPKNAAKPSEVTSATNTRPTAQTSAPPSPAAVPSPAPTVQAAVAKPIPLPEPRPKVEAVSVKPHQRHLRRYRYRR
- a CDS encoding Tim44/TimA family putative adaptor protein, with the translated sequence MDIYTIIFLALAVFIFLRLRSVLGQRTGSERPPYDRAAPNVVQRTQDNNNAVPMPGAVIDQAPLAPSADVAPADRWKDVAEPGTPLSAGLDAIVAQDSSFDPRHFLSGARSAYEMIVLAFANGDRRALKDLLSSEVYDSFDAVIKDREKHEQKTETRFVSIDKAELVSAEARDRAVQLTVRFVSQMISVTRDKTGAIVDGNPDKVADITDVWTFARDTSSRDPNWKLVGTGSAA